From the genome of Brevibacterium sp. JSBI002, one region includes:
- a CDS encoding ATP-dependent DNA helicase UvrD2 — protein MNASATALLEALDEEQRAVATHFDSPVIVLAGAGTGKTRAMTHRIAFGIASEVFPASHVLALTFTAKAAGEMRSRLRGLGVPAVQARTFHSAALRQLRFFWDRFAEGDFPRIIENKAGIIGSVMQSLGLETSRELTRDVASEIEFAASSLLGVDDYATKAAARDLPGQLSVDDMVRIFEAYGEAKTRGRLLDFDDVLLVLSGVLAEYPAIAAEIREQYRHFVVDEFQDVSPLQYDVLSRWLGPRDNLCVVGDPAQTIYTFAGADASLLGSLSTSMPEARTIRLVRNYRSSQAIVSTANNLLRHTSRTALTLRTDNPMGRQPRMVEYPTDEAEATGVVQAISAEIQAGRRPRNIAVLFRTNGQSPSYEQALAAAGIPYVLRGGERFFARKEVKEAVLMLKAARATSSGQRLPEAVKEVLGSLGFTREPPAAGAGRQRWESLKALVDLAEEHQHGRELPVPMEVFLSDLSDRAEHQFAPDIEGVTLASFHAAKGLEWDSVHLVGLSEGLLPISYAQTPRAVAEERRLFYVALTRAGTDLRMSWSLARFDSKQKPRRSSRFLAELGQSGPTMGDSRTASNSASLNRCRGCGRALVSQIDRAVGRCADCPADIDLELLDRLRRWRVRTGMEQGLPPYLVLTDTSLSVIAEVRPRTLDELARVPGIGATKLELYGTHLLGLLGD, from the coding sequence ATGAACGCTTCGGCCACGGCCCTGCTCGAGGCCCTGGACGAGGAACAGCGCGCCGTCGCCACCCATTTCGACTCACCGGTGATCGTCCTCGCCGGCGCCGGCACCGGTAAGACCCGCGCCATGACGCACCGGATCGCCTTCGGAATTGCGTCCGAGGTGTTCCCCGCCAGCCATGTCCTCGCGCTGACATTCACCGCCAAGGCAGCGGGGGAGATGCGCTCACGACTGCGCGGACTCGGAGTCCCCGCGGTCCAAGCCCGCACGTTCCACTCCGCGGCGCTGCGCCAGCTGCGGTTCTTCTGGGACCGGTTCGCCGAAGGAGACTTTCCGCGGATCATCGAGAACAAGGCGGGCATCATCGGCTCGGTCATGCAGAGCCTCGGGTTGGAGACCAGCCGAGAATTGACCAGAGACGTCGCTTCGGAGATCGAGTTCGCGGCCTCTTCCCTGCTCGGCGTCGACGACTATGCGACGAAGGCCGCGGCCAGGGACCTGCCCGGACAGCTGAGCGTCGACGATATGGTGCGGATCTTCGAAGCCTACGGGGAGGCGAAGACACGAGGACGGCTGCTCGATTTCGATGATGTGCTCCTCGTACTCTCGGGAGTTCTCGCCGAGTATCCGGCGATCGCGGCCGAGATCCGCGAACAGTACAGGCATTTCGTCGTCGACGAGTTCCAAGACGTCTCGCCGCTCCAATACGATGTTCTCTCCCGGTGGCTGGGCCCCCGTGACAATCTCTGCGTCGTCGGTGATCCCGCTCAGACCATCTACACCTTCGCGGGAGCCGATGCGAGCCTGCTCGGTTCGCTCAGCACGTCGATGCCCGAGGCCAGAACGATCCGCCTGGTGCGCAACTACCGTTCGTCCCAGGCCATCGTGTCCACGGCGAACAATCTGCTGCGACACACCTCTCGGACCGCGCTGACCCTGCGGACCGACAACCCGATGGGCCGGCAGCCGCGCATGGTGGAGTATCCGACCGACGAGGCCGAGGCCACCGGGGTCGTCCAGGCCATCTCGGCAGAGATCCAGGCCGGACGTCGTCCGCGCAACATCGCAGTCCTCTTCCGCACGAACGGACAGAGTCCCTCCTACGAACAGGCGCTGGCCGCAGCCGGGATTCCCTATGTGCTTCGCGGCGGAGAGCGCTTCTTCGCACGCAAAGAGGTCAAAGAGGCCGTTCTCATGCTCAAAGCCGCACGCGCGACCTCGAGCGGACAGCGTCTGCCCGAAGCCGTGAAAGAGGTTCTCGGCTCTCTCGGATTCACCCGAGAGCCGCCCGCTGCCGGAGCCGGCCGACAGCGTTGGGAATCGCTCAAAGCCCTCGTCGACCTCGCCGAGGAGCACCAGCACGGGCGGGAGCTCCCCGTGCCGATGGAAGTCTTCCTCAGCGACCTGTCGGATCGTGCCGAGCACCAGTTCGCCCCGGACATCGAAGGAGTCACTCTGGCGTCCTTCCACGCGGCGAAGGGCCTGGAGTGGGACAGCGTGCACCTGGTTGGTCTCAGCGAAGGTCTGCTGCCCATCAGCTACGCCCAGACGCCCCGAGCCGTCGCCGAGGAACGCCGCCTGTTCTATGTGGCGCTGACGCGTGCAGGCACTGACCTGCGGATGAGCTGGTCGCTGGCGCGGTTCGACTCCAAACAGAAACCGCGGAGGTCATCACGCTTCCTCGCCGAACTCGGTCAGTCCGGACCGACGATGGGAGACAGCCGCACAGCGTCGAACTCCGCGTCACTCAACCGCTGCCGCGGCTGCGGGAGGGCATTGGTCTCGCAGATCGACCGCGCAGTCGGACGATGTGCGGACTGTCCCGCCGACATCGATCTCGAGCTGCTGGACCGTCTGCGCCGCTGGCGGGTGCGCACTGGGATGGAGCAGGGACTGCCGCCGTACCTCGTGCTCACGGACACCTCGCTGTCTGTCATCGCGGAGGTCCGTCCCCGCACCCTCGACGAACTTGCTCGCGTCCCCGGCATCGGTGCGACGAAGCTCGAACTCTACGGAACTCACCTACTGGGTCTGCTCGGCGACTGA
- a CDS encoding M48 family metallopeptidase — protein sequence MSRAQRWSEEEVLRAIARGEIEVRRSARRKKTVAVSKEVETYVLRTPERYSVERNIRSLTDLFNRLSARDHSSDADLAELAEEMSSRFFGGRLRPTSIRWVTNQNVSRWASTTTSTGDIRVSHRLRAVPRWVLETVVVHELVHLQIGPHSKEFHALADRHPRQSDARLYLEGFSDGERFRRGS from the coding sequence GTGAGCAGAGCACAGCGGTGGAGTGAAGAAGAGGTGCTGCGGGCGATCGCCCGGGGTGAGATCGAAGTGCGCCGATCGGCACGACGGAAGAAGACCGTCGCCGTCTCGAAAGAGGTCGAGACCTACGTGCTGCGCACTCCTGAGCGCTACAGCGTGGAGCGCAACATCCGTTCGCTGACTGATCTGTTCAATCGCCTCTCCGCCCGTGACCATTCGTCGGATGCCGACCTCGCCGAGCTGGCTGAGGAGATGAGCAGTCGCTTCTTCGGCGGCAGGCTGCGACCGACGTCGATCCGTTGGGTGACGAACCAGAATGTCAGCAGATGGGCGTCAACCACGACGTCGACGGGTGACATCCGCGTTTCTCATCGCCTGCGCGCCGTGCCGCGCTGGGTGCTGGAGACGGTCGTCGTCCATGAACTCGTCCATCTCCAGATCGGTCCGCACTCGAAGGAATTCCATGCATTGGCCGATCGCCATCCGCGGCAGTCCGACGCAAGACTCTACCTCGAAGGATTCAGCGACGGGGAGCGATTCAGGCGCGGGAGCTGA
- a CDS encoding NUDIX hydrolase, translating to MIDLETARQEVERGPRNSFSESFAELFNRQGVDSLHRSGGEHHLTASCLVIDPVTEAVLLNHHRKAGLWGQFGGHLESADASLHDAARREAEEESGLRPLTRVTADPIDLHVHDLSAAFGTCTRHFDVVFAAQASTDDSPNVSDESFDVAWFPLDRLPDDLMPDLPDRLPGLFRSAVSALSSRA from the coding sequence ATGATCGATCTCGAAACCGCCCGGCAGGAAGTCGAGCGCGGACCGCGGAACTCATTCTCCGAATCCTTCGCGGAGCTCTTCAACCGACAGGGCGTCGATTCCCTGCACCGCTCCGGGGGTGAGCACCACCTCACAGCCAGCTGTCTGGTCATCGATCCGGTCACCGAGGCCGTTCTCCTCAACCACCACCGGAAGGCCGGCCTGTGGGGTCAGTTCGGCGGACACCTCGAATCTGCCGACGCCTCGCTCCATGATGCCGCTCGCAGAGAGGCCGAAGAGGAAAGCGGTCTGCGCCCGCTCACGCGAGTCACTGCAGATCCCATCGACTTGCATGTGCATGACCTCTCGGCCGCATTCGGGACCTGCACCCGACACTTCGACGTCGTCTTCGCAGCCCAGGCTTCGACTGACGATTCGCCGAATGTTTCGGACGAGTCCTTCGACGTCGCATGGTTTCCTCTGGACCGACTGCCCGATGACCTCATGCCCGACCTGCCGGACCGGCTGCCGGGCCTATTTCGCTCCGCTGTGTCAGCGCTCAGCTCCCGCGCCTGA
- a CDS encoding zinc-dependent metalloprotease has protein sequence MTDDNNNEQNPFEQIFGMLFGANGPGSGQGDDKTSSGMPQGFSIDPAMMSTIMNQMQGLFGQGADSQSQAVSIAQKAVPTPDPSVSEDAERATTDAFRLAELWLAEATELSGANRSARPLRRADWVKETMPGWQKFVLPIKENMSSALTDTLESQVPAEMKGILAGASSMFGSMSDSMFAMQIGQAVGALSESVLTGTEVGLPLLPHDTAVIIEKNVETFASEIDVDVSEVRIYLAAQELAHLALFERAPWLSAQVETALTRYAQGLKVDTSQIEDMASNIDPSNISDLSDNIRQGLFNPPTTDDQKKALTSLENLLAVIAGWVDVVVYEACKHLPGRDQVREALRRRRATAGPAEKTFSTLVGLEFNPRRLRDAAALFAYLETQGGAEARDRVFSHPDLLPTTQDLDDPLGYSERRQAEWTNESSIDEALSRILAEGLEGAGGSEAKSESEETDRNDTAPTDDSSPDDDSSDDRDDR, from the coding sequence ATGACCGATGACAACAACAACGAGCAGAATCCGTTCGAGCAGATCTTCGGAATGCTCTTCGGTGCCAATGGTCCCGGATCCGGTCAGGGAGACGACAAGACCAGTTCGGGCATGCCGCAGGGCTTCTCGATCGATCCGGCGATGATGTCCACGATTATGAATCAGATGCAGGGGCTCTTCGGACAGGGTGCCGATTCGCAGTCCCAGGCAGTGTCGATCGCTCAGAAGGCCGTTCCGACTCCCGACCCCTCTGTGTCCGAGGACGCCGAGCGGGCGACGACCGATGCGTTCCGTCTGGCGGAGCTCTGGCTCGCCGAGGCCACCGAACTCTCCGGCGCCAACCGCTCCGCCCGTCCGCTGCGCCGAGCCGACTGGGTAAAGGAGACGATGCCCGGCTGGCAGAAGTTCGTGCTCCCCATCAAGGAGAACATGTCCTCGGCCCTGACGGACACGCTCGAGTCCCAGGTCCCGGCCGAGATGAAGGGCATTCTCGCAGGGGCATCATCGATGTTCGGATCGATGAGCGATTCGATGTTCGCCATGCAGATCGGACAGGCCGTCGGCGCGCTGTCCGAAAGCGTCCTCACCGGCACCGAGGTGGGACTCCCGCTGCTCCCCCATGACACTGCCGTAATCATCGAGAAGAACGTCGAGACGTTCGCTTCCGAGATCGACGTCGACGTCTCCGAGGTCCGCATCTACCTCGCGGCTCAGGAACTCGCCCACCTCGCTCTGTTCGAGCGCGCCCCGTGGCTGAGCGCCCAGGTCGAGACTGCCCTGACTCGTTATGCGCAGGGGCTGAAGGTCGACACCTCGCAGATCGAGGACATGGCATCGAACATCGATCCGTCGAACATCTCCGACCTCAGCGACAATATCCGCCAGGGACTGTTCAACCCGCCGACGACCGACGATCAGAAGAAGGCGCTGACGTCATTGGAGAACCTCCTCGCCGTCATCGCCGGGTGGGTCGACGTTGTCGTCTATGAGGCGTGCAAGCATCTGCCCGGTCGCGATCAGGTCCGCGAAGCACTTCGCCGTCGGCGGGCAACCGCGGGACCGGCGGAGAAGACCTTCTCAACCCTTGTGGGCCTCGAGTTCAACCCCCGTCGTCTCCGAGATGCTGCCGCGCTCTTCGCGTACCTGGAGACGCAGGGCGGCGCCGAAGCCCGCGATCGCGTGTTCTCCCATCCGGATCTGCTGCCGACCACGCAGGACCTGGACGACCCGCTGGGCTATTCCGAGCGACGTCAGGCCGAATGGACCAATGAATCGAGCATCGATGAGGCCCTGTCACGCATCCTCGCCGAGGGCCTCGAGGGAGCCGGCGGCAGCGAAGCGAAATCAGAATCCGAGGAAACGGATCGCAACGACACTGCGCCGACCGACGACAGCAGCCCCGACGACGACAGCTCGGACGATCGCGACGATCGCTGA